CTGGTTTGTTTGGCTATTTATTCATATTTACTTCTTGATTGAATTTGATAATAAGTTAGTAGTAATGATTCAATGGTTGTGGAGTTATTTTACCCGCAATCGTGGCGCGAGATTAATTACAGGGAAGGAAGTTATTGCACCTGTGCCAATTGCAAATAGCGACAATCAAACGCCAATCATCCCAAAAAAGCCGTTAAATGTGTAGTTTTGTAGAGTGGGTTAATAACCCACTATTTTGATTTAGAATAGACGCAAACTCCCATTGCTTGGAAAGGAATGCGGGCTGTGATATGCCCGTATATTTTAATAATAATTAGACTGTAGTATCTAAATTCTGATATACTATAACCAGTAAGAGTTTTTACTATTTCACTTATTGTCTTAAAAATATGTCCAGCACAATCTTAAAAGCTAAAGATATAGAAAATGCAAAACACATAATTGCTAACGATTTGGAAGAAACTATCAGATTTTTGAATCGTTGTGGTGGATTTAGTCATAAAAATGATGAAGAAAAGAATAAATTTGATGAATATATTAAAATTGCTCAAGGAAAAGGCAAATCTCTTGTAGAACTCAAGCAAGATTTATTATTAGGAAAGAAGAAATTTCAAAAAGCAATGCAAATGTTGTTAGAAATCTTCGGAAGCAATGAATCACGAAATTTTTTTGAAAGGAATATCCGAGCATTAAATTTACTAACAGAATCTGTTATTGAATGTTGGGATTTTTATTCATCAGATACACAAGAGTTTTTAAGAAAATTTGCCTTGGATGCTGCTGAATTTAATAGAGTGATAAATGTTGCTTCGTCTGCGGAAATTAACAGTTCTACCGCAGTTGAAGAATGGAAAATCATTGAAGAAGTAGCCAAACAACATGAAAAAGCAGTACAGAGATTTATCAACTCTGTCACAGGACCAATAGACTGGAAAAATTGTGAAACGGATTTAGGAAGAAAACTTTTTAAAATTAAAGAAAAAATAATTCTGTCTGGAGAACCGCTGTTAACTTCAGCAGAATTTGATCAATATCTTGAACAACAAACAGAAAATAACTAAATAAACAATTTAATCGGGTGAAAAGAACTTATATAGATTCCTGCGTATTAATAGCAGCAGCAACATTAGATAATAGTGATCCAATCTGCCAAGAAGCTTTAAAAATTTTAGGTAGTGCGGAACGCTATTTTATTTCTAGTTATTATGTCAAATTTGAAATATTACCTCATGCTATCAGAAATAAAAGAAAACTAGAAGCAGAGTTTTATGAAACATTTTTTGATAGTGTACAAGAATGGGTAGAACCTAATCAAAAATTATTAGAATGTGCATATAACGAAATTATTACAAATAATAATGGATTGAGTGGAATTGATGCAATTCATGTTGCTGCTGCGTTGCTAGGAAAAGCAGATGAGTTAATTACCGCCGAAAAAAAAGAAAAGCCAATTTGTCAAGTTAAATCAATTAAAGTGATTACATTGAGAAAATAATTGATTGTTAGGGTAAGTGTGTTAAAGATTAAAATAAAAATGTAGAATCATGTATTAAAATAGCTGTATTTTGTATCGCTATCACTGAGATAACCTGAGTTCGACGTAAGAGAATAACTTACAAGTGTTGACTGGAAAGAGTTTCAGGATTAAATAAATTTTTAGCGGTTGTCAATAATTTCCGGTTATTGACAATTGCTTGGGAATAAATAATATAAATTGTAAATTTTTCTTAAAAACCATTAAATAACATTACTAATCATACTCAAGATTGTACCAAAGATTTAAGAATAAAGTAGTTGTTTGAGCAAGGAAAAATGGACAATGGAATTAGAACAATTATTTTGTGCAATAGATGATTTCTGTTTGGATTTTGAAGCAAAATTGAACTCAGAACTAATTTCGAGCCAGTCACAAAAAAGAAAAAGAAAAAGTCGCTTATGTTTAAGTGAAGTCATGACTATTATTGTTCATTTTCACCAATCAAGTTATCGTAATTTTCAGGACTATTATCAAAAAAGCATTTTAACAACCTACCACAGATATTTTCCATCTTTAGTGAGTTATAATCGCTTTGTTGAATTAATGCCTGATGCTTTACTGCCTTTGATTTGCTATCTTAATAGTCGAAAAGGTCAATGTAGTGGCATCTCTTTTATTGACAGCATGGGTATTCCTATTTGTCATAATAAAAGAGCAAAAAGAAATAAAGTTTTCCGTGGCTTATCGGGATGGGGCAAGAGTTCTGTGGATTGCTACTTTGGATTTAAACTTCATTTAATTATTAATGAACAAGGCAAATTATTAGCTTTTCAAGTTACTCCCGGAAATGTTGATGACCGGAAACCAGTTCCTACTTTGGCACAAAATTTATGGGGAAGACTTTTTGGAGATAAAGGATATATTTCTAAAAGTTTATTTCAGGAACTATTGGAAAATGATGTGAAATTAATTACTCCTTTTAAGAAGAATATGAAGAATAAATTAGTTGAATTGTGGGAAAAACTTATGTTAAGAAAAAGAGCTTTAATTGAAACTGTCAATGACCAACTTCAAAATATTTCCCAAGTTGTTCATTCTCGTCATCGCAGTATTTCTAATTTTATGGTTAATATTATTGCTGGTTTAATTGCTTATACTTGGCAAGATAAA
The window above is part of the Dolichospermum sp. DET69 genome. Proteins encoded here:
- a CDS encoding type II toxin-antitoxin system VapC family toxin; amino-acid sequence: MKRTYIDSCVLIAAATLDNSDPICQEALKILGSAERYFISSYYVKFEILPHAIRNKRKLEAEFYETFFDSVQEWVEPNQKLLECAYNEIITNNNGLSGIDAIHVAAALLGKADELITAEKKEKPICQVKSIKVITLRK
- a CDS encoding IS982 family transposase, translated to MELEQLFCAIDDFCLDFEAKLNSELISSQSQKRKRKSRLCLSEVMTIIVHFHQSSYRNFQDYYQKSILTTYHRYFPSLVSYNRFVELMPDALLPLICYLNSRKGQCSGISFIDSMGIPICHNKRAKRNKVFRGLSGWGKSSVDCYFGFKLHLIINEQGKLLAFQVTPGNVDDRKPVPTLAQNLWGRLFGDKGYISKSLFQELLENDVKLITPFKKNMKNKLVELWEKLMLRKRALIETVNDQLQNISQVVHSRHRSISNFMVNIIAGLIAYTWQDKKPSLKLDKHEVTSLPALLI